Proteins encoded within one genomic window of Trichomycterus rosablanca isolate fTriRos1 chromosome 7, fTriRos1.hap1, whole genome shotgun sequence:
- the LOC134317986 gene encoding perforin-1-like, producing MGQQKCTSLYILFCITLILSLWHRSSACRKGTKTECEKAPFVPGYNLAGEGFDVVRMRRKGAYLIDIKSHMADNNTCTVCENRFQGGQLQKLPSAILDWRSLSRCSKQLSSALHHSIDSLIKSSTSLINNNWSMDLRLDDYGKANLGGSNSDIAKFAQSQHMMDKATFALHEISCTYYSYRVKDHPQLSAEFTKHLDQLPKHFTEETKPLFRRTIDTYGTHYIRHVHLGGRLRQVSAFRTCLATLKGIMESDVKNCLNIELKLALGFLPANASLSIKCSTILKDNMSVGFYQGFMTHQLEVLGGERYIPDITLHENPAEAYTSWINSLHENPDVITYSIFPLHHLISDPELKASVRSAVTEYIKENMLPLEQMHNQACAPKPNLDHNCCPLRAGRGTLIVVIQKASNLKADLFTKTDGYVKVWYNDMYEETEVIMDNNNPEWNTSYNFGSIEFGHELVFEVWDSDVMYNDMVGKCVVYPERGTHSHSCKLKKGIFYFTYSAQCDAHLTGHRCGRYSPKA from the exons ATGGGGCAGCAGAAATGTACCAGCCTTTACATATTATTCTGCATCACATTAATTCTGTCCCTGTGGCATAGAAGCTCAGCATGCCGCAAAGGAACAAAGACGGAATGTGAGAAAGCCCCCTTCGTGCCAGGCTACAACCTGGCAGGAGAGGGCTTTGATGTGGTCAGGATGCGGCGCAAGGGTGCCTATTTGATAGACATCAAATCCCACATGGCCGATAATAACACCTGCACTGTATGTGAGAACCGCTTCCAAGGTGGACAGTTGCAGAAGCTGCCTTCAGCCATCTTGGACTGGAGGTCCCTCAGCCGCTGCAGCAAACAGCTGTCGAGTGCACTTCACCATTCCATCGACTCACTGATCAAGAGCTCCACATCACTCATCAACAATAACTGGAGCATGGACCTTAGACTAGATGACTATGGTAAGGCCAATTTAGGAGGAAGCAACTCAGATATAGCCAAGTTTGCTCAATCACAACACATGATGGACAAGGCAACCTTTGCTCTCCATGAGATCAGCTGCACATATTACAG CTACAGGGTAAAGGATCATCCACAGCTTAGTGCTGAATTCACTAAACATTTAGATCAACTACCTAAACACTTCACTGAGGAAACTAAACCCCTGTTCCGGAGAACTATCGATACCTATGGCACCCACTACATTCGCCATGTCCATTTGGGAGGACGCCTGAGACAAGTCAGTGCTTTTCGGACCTGCCTCGCAACCCTCAAGGGCATCATGGAATCTGATGTAAAAAACTGTCTGAATATTGAGTTGAAGTTGGCTCTAGGATTTCTGCCTGCAAATGCTTCTCTGTCTATTAAATGTTCCACTATTCTCAAGGACAACATGAGCGTGGGCTTCTACCAGGGCTTTATGACACACCAGCTTGAGGTCCTGGGTGGCGAAAGGTATATCCCAGACATCACCTTGCATGAAAATCCAGCTGAGGCATATACAAGCTGGATAAACAGCTTGCATGAAAATCCAGATGTTATTACATACTCCATTTTCCCTCTTCATCATCTGATAAGTGACCCAGAGCTTAAAGCAAGTGTGAGAAGTGCAGTTACAGAGTACATAAAGGAGAACATGCTCCCTTTAGAGCAGATGCACAACCAGGCATGTGCACCAAAGCCAAACCTGGACCACAACTGCTGTCCTCTTCGAGCAGGCCGTGGCACCTTGATTGTAGTAATACAGAAGGCTTCAAATCTGAAAGCAGACCTCTTCACTAAAACAGATGGCTACGTCAAAGTATGGTACAATGACATGTATGAAGAGACAGAAGTAATAATGGACAATAACAACCCAGAATGGAACACAAGCTATAACTTTGGTTCAATAGAATTCGGCCACGAGTTGGTGTTTGAGGTATGGGACAGCGATGTCAtgtacaatgacatggtgggaAAGTGTGTGGTCTACCCTGAACGAGGCACTCACTCTCACAGCTGTAAATTAAAGAAAGGAATATTTTACTTTACTTACAGTGCACAATGTGATGCTCATCTGACTGGCCATAGGTGTGGACGATACTCACCAAAAGCCTGA
- the LOC134317611 gene encoding macrophage-expressed gene 1 protein-like, with product MGLKTICLWALFIFIRTADLHPFTHPSNGLRQCRKNLSIPALEVLPGGGWDNLRNLDMGRVINLSYSQCQTTEDGVYLIPDEIFVVPLKMSKVEMNSEIISSWLNQTSSTSNSINVEASFPSEVNGKFSSENQRMKTRDTHQVTENSVMARVQVRNHLYTVKAFPDFTLDARFARQAEEIADAIENNQTRQADYLSEKMVLDYGTHVITSVDAGAVLVEEDYLKSSYVSDSQSSSSSVSTSAGINFLNKVKFDFGSKDSQQSSETAAYQNSITYSLTMSHGGALFYHGITLQKWQESTLNNLIAIDRSGLPLHYFLNSATFPDLPLPTVNKVAKSVSQAIERYYNINTIPGCVNQDSKNFNFQANVDDASCEGPNTNLSFGGVYQMCTPLSSDGGPICQELSEKNPATGSYSCQQPYTPTLLRTEVIERPYNNYECQRICESCWWFSKCCDQVCNNVYRVRRAQVKTYWCSTSTVAPEFSGYLFGGLFGPNLQNPLTRSRSCPANFFAKKFLSSGTMICLSSDYEAGTKFSVPFGGFFSCEATNPLAKSQLRCPPKFSQHLFAISDGCQVLYCVQSGIFTGGELLPVKLPPFTRPPVISMLATNTVAVMTQGDKAWVRIKDTKMWKVAKPEDIARVSQMFDDDSAHSKGVTVGIVIGVLGWIVVVPIIVIVLRKRKRTRGYERIQSAGQCETSLECEIEQQPDNQTNNPTQSLLA from the exons ATGGGCTTGAAAACAATCTGTCTGTGGGCTCTCTTTATCTTTATCAGAACCGCAGACCTACACCCTTTCACTCATCCAAGCAATGGACTCCGCCAGTGCCGCAAAAATCTTAGTATACCAGCGCTGGAGGTTCTTCCAGGTGGAGGTTGGGACAACCTGCGCAATTTGGACATGGGTCGAGTGATTAACCTGAGCTATTCGCAGTGCCAGACCACAGAGGACGGTGTTTACCTCATTCCAGATGAGATATTTGTTGTTCCGCTGAAGATGAGCAAAGTAGAGATGAACTCTGAGATAATCAGCTCATGGCTTAACCAGACAAGTTCCACTTCAAACTCCATCAATGTGGAAGCTTCCTTCCCCTCTGAGGTTAATGGCAAGTTTTCCAGTGAAAACCAGCGCATGAagactagggat ACCCATCAAGTAACAGAAAATTCTGTCATGGCTCGAGTCCAG GTGCGCAACCACTTGTACACAGTAAAGGCTTTTCCTGATTTCACCCTGGATGCACGTTTTGCCCGTCAAGCAGAGGAAATCGCAGATGCTATTGAGAACAATCAAACTCGCCAGGCAGACTACCTGTCTGAGAAGATGGTGCTTGATTATGGCACACATGTCATCACTAGTGTGGATGCTGGTGCTGTTTTGGTAGAGGAGGACTATTTAAAATCATCATACGTTTCTGACTCACAATCCTCCTCGTCTTCTGTTTCAACATCAGCTGGAatcaattttttaaacaaagttaaatttGATTTTGGCAGTAAAGATTCACAACAATCATCAGAAACAGCTGCCTACCAGAATAGCATTACATACTCCCTCACAATGAGTCATGGTGGAGCTTTGTTTTATCATGGCATCACTTTACAGAAATGGCAGGAAAGCACACTCAACAATCTAATAGCTATTGACCGTAGTGGACTACCCCTGCACTATTTCCTCAATTCAGCTACGTTTCCAGACCTTCCACTTCCAACAGTAAATAAAGTAGCAAAGTCTGTGAGCCAGGCCATAGAGCGATACTACAATATTAACACCATTCCAGGGTGTGTTAATCAAGACTCCAAAAATTTCAACTTCCAGGCCAATGTAGATGATGCTTCTTGTGAAGGTCCTAACACCAACCTTAGCTTTGGTGGTGTTTACCAAATGTGCACCCCACTGTCTTCTGATGGAGGTCCAATCTGCCAGGAACTTTCTGAGAAAAATCCAGCAACTGGTTCATATTCTTGTCAGCAGCCATACACGCCTACTCTGTTGCGCACTGAAGTGATAGAAAGGCCATACAACAACTATGAATGCCAAAGGATATGTGAGTCATGTTGGTGGTTTTCCAAATGTTGTGATCAAGTGTGTAATAATGTGTATCGTGTTAGACGTGCACAAGTCAAGACATATTGGTGTTCCACTAGTACGGTTGCCCCAGAATTTTCTGGGTATCTCTTTGGGGGTCTGTTTGGCCCTAATTTACAAAATCCTCTGACCAGATCTAGATCTTGTCCTGCAAATTTCTTTGCTAAAAAATTTTTGTCTAGCGGCACTATGATCTGTTTGAGCAGTGACTATGAGGCAGGAACAAAGTTCTCTGTACCTTTTGGAGGCTTTTTTAGCTGTGAGGCTACAAACCCACTTGCAAAAAGCCAATTGCGCTGCCCACCCAAGTTTAGTCAACATCTTTTTGCCATAAGTGATGGATGCCAGGTACTGTACTGTGTTCAGTCAGGTATTTTTACTGGTGGTGAGTTACTCCCTGTCAAATTACCACCATTCACAAGACCTCCAGTGATTAGCATGTTAGCCACCAACACTGTAGCTGTGATGACGCAAGGAGACAAAGCTTGGGTAAGAATCAAAGATACAAAAATGTGGAAGGTGGCAAAGCCTGAGGACATTGCCAGAGTGTCCCAGATGTTTGATGATGACTCCGCTCATTCAAAAGGTGTTACAGTTGGCATAGTCATTGGTGTTCTAGGCTGGATTGTTGTGGTGCCAATCATAGTGATAGTGTTGCGAAAAAGGAAGAGAACCAGGGGCTACGAGAGGATTCAAAGTGCTGGACAGTGTGAGACTAGTTTGGAATGTGAGATAGAACAACAACCTGATAATCAGACTAACAATCCTACTCAGAGTCTCTTGGCTTAA